From a single Hippoglossus stenolepis isolate QCI-W04-F060 chromosome 2, HSTE1.2, whole genome shotgun sequence genomic region:
- the caly gene encoding calcyon neuron-specific vesicular protein isoform X2: MVKLGSNLSEKLEKQPSADDGFDNIPLITPLEVNQLQKPFADKIIVKTLTQYQLQQKKKNKLYVPNIKKLNINFYSDVSEKIKITGLILITLAFLTSLLLLLMYKAMWYDQLTCPEGFILKKHCSPTALEMYFTEQQQQQEEPGVHSGTNTGLYAALSHLNQVKRPGPELPSPWLPVISSLKEAEVAKQGSEPLKRALEGEE; the protein is encoded by the exons ATGGTGAAGCTGGGCAGCAATCTGTCTgagaagctggagaagcagCCGTCTGCAGACGACGGCTTTGATAACATTCCCCTCATCACGCCCCTGGAGGTCAACCAGCTACAGAAGCCGTTCGCggacaag ATCATTGTGAAGACATTGACACAgtaccagctgcagcagaagaagaaaaacaagctgtACGTGCCGAACATCAAGAAACTGAATATTAACTTCTACAGTGATGTTTCAGAGAAAATTAAG ATCACAGGTCTGATCCTCATCACTCTGGCCTTCTTGACcagcctgctcctcctgctcatGTACAAAGCAATGTGGTACGACCAACTTACCTGCCCAGAGGGTTTTATCCTCAAG AAGCACTGCTCCCCGACAGCTCTGGAGATGTacttcacagagcagcagcagcagcaggaggagccaGGCGTCCACAGCGGCACCAACACTGGGCTGTACGCTGCTCTCAGCCACCTCAACCAGGTCAAGAGGCCTGGACCTGAGCTGCCATCACCATGGTTACCAGTCATCAGCTCTCTAAAGGAGGCCGAGGTGGCGAAGCAAGGCAGCGAGCCGCTGAAAAGAGCgctggagggagaggagtga
- the caly gene encoding calcyon neuron-specific vesicular protein isoform X1, whose protein sequence is MVKLGSNLSEKLEKQPSADDGFDNIPLITPLEVNQLQKPFADKIIVKTLTQYQLQQKKKNKLYVPNIKKLNINFYSDVSEKIKITGLILITLAFLTSLLLLLMYKAMWYDQLTCPEGFILKQKHCSPTALEMYFTEQQQQQEEPGVHSGTNTGLYAALSHLNQVKRPGPELPSPWLPVISSLKEAEVAKQGSEPLKRALEGEE, encoded by the exons ATGGTGAAGCTGGGCAGCAATCTGTCTgagaagctggagaagcagCCGTCTGCAGACGACGGCTTTGATAACATTCCCCTCATCACGCCCCTGGAGGTCAACCAGCTACAGAAGCCGTTCGCggacaag ATCATTGTGAAGACATTGACACAgtaccagctgcagcagaagaagaaaaacaagctgtACGTGCCGAACATCAAGAAACTGAATATTAACTTCTACAGTGATGTTTCAGAGAAAATTAAG ATCACAGGTCTGATCCTCATCACTCTGGCCTTCTTGACcagcctgctcctcctgctcatGTACAAAGCAATGTGGTACGACCAACTTACCTGCCCAGAGGGTTTTATCCTCAAG CAGAAGCACTGCTCCCCGACAGCTCTGGAGATGTacttcacagagcagcagcagcagcaggaggagccaGGCGTCCACAGCGGCACCAACACTGGGCTGTACGCTGCTCTCAGCCACCTCAACCAGGTCAAGAGGCCTGGACCTGAGCTGCCATCACCATGGTTACCAGTCATCAGCTCTCTAAAGGAGGCCGAGGTGGCGAAGCAAGGCAGCGAGCCGCTGAAAAGAGCgctggagggagaggagtga